One window from the genome of Moorena sp. SIOASIH encodes:
- a CDS encoding monovalent cation/H(+) antiporter subunit G, translating to MINALSYTCIGVGIVFWFWGTIPLIGHRSVLFKLHSLSVADTLGSMSIIVGLLLKIPSEWPLLILAIISLAIWNTVLGYVLAYCSSSGGDND from the coding sequence ATGATTAATGCACTGAGTTACACTTGCATAGGTGTCGGAATCGTCTTCTGGTTTTGGGGAACCATTCCCCTAATCGGTCACCGATCAGTATTATTCAAGCTACATAGTCTTTCAGTGGCAGATACCCTCGGCTCGATGAGTATCATCGTCGGGCTGCTCCTGAAGATACCCAGTGAATGGCCCCTGCTGATTCTCGCCATTATCTCCTTGGCGATCTGGAATACAGTGTTGGGATATGTTTTGGCTTACTGTTCCAGTAGTGGGGGTGACAATGACTGA
- a CDS encoding DUF29 domain-containing protein, with protein sequence MGGSEINAVKSLLLQIIIHLLLYKFWESEKGRNANHWAGKIITFRVQIEDKLTTNLRNYLADELPKIYQNALLIVQKKTQLKSLPEECPYSFGELLDKDWFPK encoded by the coding sequence TTGGGAGGCAGCGAAATAAATGCTGTTAAAAGTTTACTATTACAGATAATTATTCATCTACTGCTGTACAAATTTTGGGAATCAGAGAAGGGGAGAAATGCTAATCACTGGGCGGGTAAAATTATTACGTTTCGGGTTCAAATAGAGGATAAACTTACCACTAATTTACGAAATTACTTAGCCGATGAATTACCCAAAATATACCAAAACGCTCTATTGATTGTCCAGAAAAAAACTCAGCTTAAGTCTCTACCAGAAGAATGCCCTTATTCCTTTGGGGAATTACTGGATAAGGATTGGTTTCCCAAGTGA
- a CDS encoding Na+/H+ antiporter subunit E, which translates to MIGHLNLILRLIIWFLLTANLSPSNIMIGIAIAFLLPGRPKTPEALKDWLRVLGEVIVAIPQAYIEAFEIMLRPHNHEDVIMEGVKPQRTPGLIFLDIFLITFTPKTIVLKYHQDGRYEVHRVRRRKQR; encoded by the coding sequence ATGATTGGGCATCTAAATTTAATTTTACGACTAATTATCTGGTTTTTGCTCACTGCCAATCTGAGTCCCTCAAATATCATGATTGGCATTGCGATCGCATTTTTATTACCGGGACGCCCCAAAACCCCAGAAGCCTTAAAGGATTGGCTGCGGGTGCTCGGTGAAGTGATAGTGGCGATTCCCCAGGCATATATTGAGGCATTTGAAATCATGCTCCGTCCCCATAACCACGAAGATGTGATCATGGAAGGAGTCAAACCCCAACGGACTCCTGGGCTAATATTCCTGGATATATTCCTGATCACCTTTACACCAAAAACCATTGTGTTGAAATACCACCAAGATGGCAGGTACGAAGTACACCGGGTTAGACGGAGGAAACAACGATGA
- a CDS encoding DUF4040 domain-containing protein, protein MTDNYIYVITALLPLSACMLVFQVNPYHALVIRGILGAVAALVYALFGAADVALTEALVGTMLAITLYAVAVRSSLTMRLGVIQDWEVEADGESLPDSKAKPDFGELMDDLRTILSKHYMRLELVTYPDRQSLQRALLEKEVHGTCTEDEGLPFEQDQRGLAPGATLKASPQDDQDQVGQEYETLPYHTQTRVQRLYEIMQSELSLSATSLSYVNVPEAGKDH, encoded by the coding sequence ATGACTGATAACTATATCTATGTCATAACCGCCCTGCTGCCTTTGTCCGCTTGCATGCTGGTATTTCAGGTCAATCCATACCATGCTCTGGTGATCCGAGGCATACTGGGAGCGGTGGCAGCTTTGGTCTATGCTCTGTTTGGGGCAGCCGATGTGGCTTTAACCGAAGCGTTGGTGGGTACAATGCTAGCGATTACCCTCTATGCGGTTGCGGTGCGTTCATCCCTAACCATGCGTCTTGGAGTGATCCAAGACTGGGAAGTTGAGGCAGATGGAGAGTCTTTACCAGACAGCAAGGCCAAACCGGATTTTGGGGAACTGATGGATGACTTACGGACAATCCTGAGCAAACACTATATGCGCCTTGAGCTGGTAACCTACCCAGATAGGCAGAGCTTGCAGCGGGCGCTGTTGGAAAAAGAAGTCCATGGTACCTGTACCGAAGATGAGGGATTGCCCTTTGAGCAGGACCAGAGGGGATTAGCTCCAGGAGCTACCCTGAAGGCATCACCACAGGATGATCAAGACCAGGTAGGGCAAGAGTATGAAACCCTACCTTATCACACCCAGACCAGGGTTCAACGGCTCTATGAGATCATGCAAAGTGAACTTTCATTATCCGCAACAAGCTTGAGTTATGTAAATGTACCAGAAGCAGGGAAAGATCATTAA
- a CDS encoding mucoidy inhibitor MuiA family protein has product MVNTNTTLEDTSLTVETRISQVTVYSNQARVTRLTKVSLTGQEQELVIPRLPMTIETESVRATGTGTGAVRLLGVRTEKVFDSEPVGEQVAQLSGQIKELEKQKRHLQDQQASKELARNFVEALTDKAVQHFSRSLAQQQIGVQETGEFLNFLEQRYHADASAIAQQEEQQQELQKQLNALKAKLQQLKTPRPQESLSIIVTLAAEGAVDFDLEVSYVVNRASWIPLYDLRTNSSSDRINLSYLAQVKQSTGEDWSNVSLTLSTAKPGLGTLPPKLEPWYIEALDQQPTRPLRREKMRAMSRSMSELSTDQEYEDEPEALTTRSAPQALSAPAPVAAQTVVAVVSTEGGVVTFELDGNSNIPSDGSPHKVTIFSDEYPSNPEYLAIPRLVSFAYLQTVVTNPVTGATLLPGKANIFRDQTFVGTTKLENIAPGQEFRLNLGIDEGVKIERDLVERQVDKKLIGNQRRTTYAYRLVITNLQSVQKTLVVKEQLPVSRDEKIKVRLTQTNPKIQTGEMGLLEWKIDLLPQDKQELYYQFIIEHSPELKVIGLDI; this is encoded by the coding sequence ATGGTTAACACAAACACGACCTTAGAAGATACCAGCCTAACAGTAGAGACTCGAATCTCGCAAGTGACGGTCTACTCCAACCAGGCAAGGGTGACGCGGCTCACTAAGGTCTCACTGACTGGGCAAGAGCAAGAACTGGTAATCCCTCGGCTACCGATGACCATCGAAACGGAGTCGGTGCGAGCAACAGGGACTGGTACAGGAGCTGTGCGATTATTGGGAGTAAGGACAGAAAAAGTCTTTGACTCTGAACCTGTGGGGGAACAAGTTGCTCAATTGAGTGGGCAAATCAAGGAGTTAGAAAAGCAAAAACGCCACCTCCAAGACCAGCAGGCGTCAAAGGAGCTAGCACGGAATTTTGTGGAGGCTTTGACTGATAAAGCTGTCCAACACTTTTCCCGCAGTCTTGCCCAACAACAGATTGGCGTGCAGGAAACAGGTGAATTTCTGAACTTTCTGGAGCAGCGTTACCATGCAGATGCTAGCGCGATCGCTCAACAAGAAGAACAACAGCAAGAGTTACAAAAGCAATTAAATGCTCTGAAAGCTAAGCTACAACAGTTGAAAACTCCCCGTCCCCAGGAGAGTTTGAGCATTATTGTCACCTTAGCAGCAGAGGGGGCGGTGGATTTTGACCTAGAAGTATCTTATGTAGTTAATCGTGCCAGTTGGATACCACTTTACGACTTGCGGACCAACAGCAGTAGCGATCGCATAAATCTGAGCTACCTTGCACAAGTCAAACAAAGCACTGGGGAAGATTGGTCCAACGTTAGCCTGACTCTTTCAACGGCTAAGCCTGGACTGGGAACCCTACCCCCTAAGCTGGAACCATGGTACATAGAGGCACTAGACCAACAACCTACCCGACCTTTGCGAAGGGAAAAGATGAGGGCAATGTCTAGGTCAATGTCAGAATTATCTACAGATCAAGAGTATGAGGATGAGCCGGAAGCATTGACAACTCGTAGTGCTCCCCAAGCCCTATCAGCACCAGCACCAGTTGCTGCCCAAACAGTGGTAGCAGTAGTATCTACAGAAGGAGGTGTGGTTACCTTTGAGTTGGATGGTAACAGCAATATTCCTAGTGATGGTTCGCCTCACAAAGTGACTATTTTCAGTGATGAATATCCTAGTAATCCTGAGTATCTTGCTATTCCTCGGTTAGTTAGCTTCGCCTACCTACAGACTGTTGTTACCAATCCTGTTACTGGTGCAACGTTGTTACCAGGCAAAGCGAATATCTTTCGTGATCAAACCTTTGTTGGTACAACTAAGTTAGAGAATATTGCACCAGGACAAGAATTTAGGCTGAACTTAGGCATAGATGAGGGAGTGAAAATTGAGCGGGATTTAGTGGAGCGCCAAGTTGATAAGAAATTAATTGGCAATCAGCGCCGCACGACTTATGCCTATCGACTAGTAATTACTAATTTGCAGAGTGTGCAAAAGACTTTGGTAGTTAAAGAACAGTTGCCAGTGAGCCGTGATGAGAAAATCAAAGTGCGGCTGACTCAGACTAATCCCAAAATACAGACCGGTGAGATGGGATTGCTAGAATGGAAAATTGATTTATTACCCCAGGATAAGCAAGAGCTATATTATCAGTTTATCATAGAGCATTCCCCTGAGTTAAAAGTAATTGGTTTGGATATTTAG
- a CDS encoding Na(+)/H(+) antiporter subunit B: protein MKWIYIAAGIALYVKFMVLPNPAADLSDLSIVESVVEDTGVPNAVSGIIFRNRLYDTIFEVVVFTIAIMGAKFLLADEKPFCTIYQFTDKPSIVLARLGATIAALVGIELAIRGHLSPGGGFAAGVAGGTAIGLVAITSSFQWMQAVYKRWQAARWEKVSVLIFIVLAVITLVGVELPHGELQALFSGVVIPLLNILVAVKVALGSWAVILVFIHHRGLL, encoded by the coding sequence ATGAAATGGATTTACATTGCAGCAGGGATAGCGCTGTACGTCAAATTTATGGTTTTGCCCAATCCGGCGGCAGACTTATCAGATCTGTCTATCGTCGAATCCGTTGTAGAAGATACTGGAGTGCCCAATGCGGTTTCGGGTATCATTTTCCGGAATCGGCTTTATGACACCATCTTTGAAGTGGTGGTATTTACGATCGCGATCATGGGAGCTAAATTTCTACTGGCCGATGAAAAGCCCTTCTGCACGATCTATCAATTTACCGATAAACCATCGATTGTTCTAGCGCGTCTGGGAGCGACGATTGCTGCGTTGGTAGGTATCGAGCTGGCGATTCGGGGGCATCTGAGTCCAGGGGGTGGTTTTGCGGCTGGGGTGGCGGGGGGAACCGCAATCGGTCTGGTTGCCATCACCTCATCATTCCAGTGGATGCAGGCAGTCTACAAGCGCTGGCAAGCTGCTAGGTGGGAGAAGGTTTCAGTTTTGATTTTTATTGTACTAGCAGTTATAACGTTGGTGGGCGTAGAATTACCCCACGGGGAGTTGCAGGCTCTTTTCAGCGGTGTCGTCATCCCCTTACTCAACATCCTGGTTGCAGTAAAAGTTGCTTTGGGTTCGTGGGCTGTTATTTTGGTTTTTATTCATCATCGGGGATTGCTTTGA
- a CDS encoding cation:proton antiporter — protein sequence MSTITIAWIALPLFVGFSIYLLPKLDRYLALGVAMVSVEYGTQLLLTAKSPLTLQLLDNFGVTLLVDQLSAFFILTNGLVTAAVILYCWQSGKTAFFYTQTIILHGSVNAVFICADFISLYVALEVISIAAFLLIAYPRTDRSIWVALRYLFVSNTAMLFYLVGAVLVYQANHSFAFEGLRGAPPEALALIFLGLLVKGGIFVSGLWLPLTHSESESPVSALLSGAVVKTGVFPLLRFALIVEELDPIVRIFGVGTALLGVGYAVFEKDTKRMLAFHTISQLGFILAAPEVGGFYALTHGLVKGALFLIAGVLPSRNLKELQHQPINTQIWIALAIASFSISGFPLLSGFGAKVLTMKNLVPWEVIGMNVAALGTAISFAKFIFLPHGDSSQGQVKLDFWLAMILLLGGLIAVNGVYYQAYNFDNIIKPLATIALGWLAYFLIFKRSVLKLPRVLEEFDHLIGVMSLMLVLLFWMVFQP from the coding sequence ATGAGTACCATTACCATTGCCTGGATTGCCCTACCGCTATTTGTGGGATTCAGCATTTATCTACTCCCCAAACTTGACCGATACCTCGCCCTAGGGGTTGCCATGGTTTCGGTTGAATATGGGACACAGCTATTGCTTACGGCAAAATCGCCATTAACCCTACAGCTGCTGGATAATTTCGGTGTCACATTACTAGTTGATCAATTAAGCGCCTTTTTTATCTTGACCAATGGGCTGGTAACCGCAGCAGTAATCCTTTACTGTTGGCAAAGTGGTAAAACAGCTTTTTTTTATACCCAGACCATTATCTTACATGGCAGTGTCAATGCCGTATTTATCTGTGCAGATTTCATCAGTTTATACGTAGCATTAGAGGTAATCAGTATTGCTGCGTTTCTGTTGATTGCCTATCCCCGAACCGACCGATCAATTTGGGTAGCCTTGCGCTATCTTTTTGTGAGTAATACAGCCATGCTGTTTTATCTAGTCGGCGCGGTTTTAGTCTATCAGGCAAATCATTCCTTTGCCTTTGAAGGGTTGCGCGGAGCACCTCCAGAAGCCCTTGCCCTGATCTTTCTGGGACTGTTAGTCAAGGGAGGAATATTTGTATCAGGATTATGGTTACCCTTAACCCACTCCGAATCTGAGAGCCCAGTGTCGGCATTGCTATCGGGAGCTGTGGTCAAAACGGGAGTCTTTCCACTGTTGCGTTTTGCTCTGATTGTGGAGGAACTTGATCCCATCGTCAGGATATTTGGAGTGGGGACAGCGCTTCTGGGAGTAGGCTATGCTGTGTTTGAAAAAGATACCAAGCGTATGCTGGCGTTTCATACCATTTCCCAGTTAGGCTTTATCCTCGCCGCACCAGAAGTAGGGGGCTTTTATGCACTGACCCACGGCCTGGTGAAAGGGGCGCTCTTTTTAATCGCGGGTGTTTTGCCCAGCCGCAACCTCAAGGAATTGCAACATCAACCGATTAATACCCAAATCTGGATTGCCCTGGCTATAGCTAGCTTCTCAATTTCCGGCTTTCCCTTGTTGTCTGGCTTTGGGGCGAAGGTGTTGACCATGAAGAATCTAGTTCCCTGGGAAGTTATCGGTATGAATGTTGCTGCCCTAGGAACAGCAATATCCTTTGCGAAATTCATCTTTCTGCCCCATGGGGATAGCAGCCAAGGGCAGGTAAAGCTCGATTTCTGGTTAGCGATGATACTGTTGCTCGGTGGGCTGATTGCCGTCAATGGTGTGTACTACCAGGCATATAATTTTGACAATATTATCAAACCCCTGGCAACCATTGCCCTTGGGTGGTTGGCATATTTTTTGATTTTCAAACGATCTGTACTCAAGCTGCCCCGTGTGCTAGAGGAATTTGACCATCTAATTGGGGTGATGAGTCTGATGTTAGTATTACTCTTCTGGATGGTGTTTCAACCGTAA
- the iscB gene encoding RNA-guided endonuclease IscB: protein MRVFVLNSNRQPLDPCKPARARILLSTGKAKVYRRYPFTIILTEEIQEPITHGSQLKIDPGAKTSGLAIVQGNRIVWGGELTHRGFQIRDALTTRWQLRCARRNRKTRYRKPRFLNRSRPEGWLAPSLMSRVHNILTWVKKLTRLCPIAGISQELVRFDTQKLQNPEISGIEYQQGTLYGYELREYLLEKWNRKCAYCGTTGTQLEIEHIKPLSKGGSNRVSNLAIACHSCNQSKSDQEIEQFLSGKPDVLKRVLSQAKRPLTDAAAVNTTRWKLYHEMKSIGLPVEVGSGGLTKFNRCRQNLPKTHWLDAANVGKVDTLIIEGYQPLLIAAKGHGTRQICRTNKYGFPIRYCSRTKIHKGFQTGDIVRAVVTKGKKIGTYVGRVATRKSGYFNISTKSGLVQGISHKYCQFIHRKDGYAYTI, encoded by the coding sequence ATGCGTGTATTTGTACTTAACTCAAATCGACAACCTTTAGATCCATGCAAACCGGCGAGAGCTAGAATTCTACTTTCGACAGGAAAAGCTAAAGTCTATCGTCGTTACCCATTTACGATAATTTTAACGGAGGAAATACAAGAACCAATAACCCACGGGTCACAACTCAAAATAGACCCCGGAGCAAAAACAAGTGGCTTAGCAATTGTTCAAGGTAACCGAATAGTTTGGGGCGGTGAACTTACTCACAGAGGTTTTCAAATTCGAGATGCCTTAACAACTCGATGGCAACTAAGGTGTGCTCGCCGTAACCGCAAAACTCGGTATCGCAAGCCTAGATTTCTTAACCGGTCTAGACCAGAAGGCTGGTTAGCTCCTAGCCTAATGTCTAGAGTTCATAACATCTTGACTTGGGTTAAAAAACTAACTCGTTTATGTCCCATTGCAGGAATCTCTCAAGAGTTGGTTAGATTTGACACTCAGAAGTTGCAAAATCCCGAAATATCTGGCATTGAGTATCAGCAAGGTACGCTCTACGGTTACGAGCTTCGAGAATATCTACTCGAAAAATGGAATCGAAAATGTGCCTATTGTGGGACAACGGGTACTCAGTTAGAGATTGAGCATATTAAGCCATTATCTAAAGGTGGTTCTAATAGAGTCTCTAATTTAGCTATTGCGTGTCATTCATGCAATCAGTCTAAGTCTGATCAAGAAATCGAACAGTTCTTATCTGGAAAACCTGACGTGTTGAAACGGGTTTTGTCTCAAGCCAAAAGACCTTTAACTGATGCGGCTGCCGTTAACACAACTCGTTGGAAGTTGTACCATGAAATGAAATCAATCGGATTACCTGTTGAAGTCGGGAGTGGTGGTTTGACTAAATTCAACCGATGTCGTCAAAACCTACCTAAAACTCATTGGCTGGATGCCGCAAATGTTGGCAAAGTTGATACTTTAATTATTGAGGGTTATCAACCTTTACTGATTGCCGCTAAAGGTCACGGTACTCGTCAAATTTGTCGAACAAACAAGTATGGGTTTCCTATCCGTTACTGTTCAAGAACTAAGATTCATAAAGGTTTTCAAACAGGAGATATTGTTCGCGCCGTTGTAACTAAAGGCAAAAAAATCGGTACTTATGTGGGAAGAGTTGCGACTCGGAAATCAGGATATTTTAATATTTCAACTAAATCAGGACTGGTGCAGGGTATCAGTCATAAATATTGTCAATTTATTCACAGAAAGGATGGTTATGCCTATACAATTTAA